A window of the Candidatus Nezhaarchaeota archaeon genome harbors these coding sequences:
- a CDS encoding hydantoinase B/oxoprolinase family protein, translated as MGGVAYGFDPVRLEVLWSGLLSIVEEMSITLKRTAYSELIREANDFSCALFDAEGSMLAQTDWIGSPGHLGSVPRIMRSLFKEYPPETLEPGDVVATNDPWLGSGHLPDLVVISPLFYEGKVVAFALNIAHHSDIGGRAPGGHIADSRVIFEEGILIPMLKLYRAGRPNEDVLKMITANVRMSKTLLNDIKAQLAANYVAERRLKEFMKDTGLEDLTDLARAIISLTEEATRKALESVPKGAYDWEHVFDGPRPGTTLKMKVTIEAKGPEMRVDWTGTSPQTESGLNSPFNYTYAYTIHAIKGALSPELPFNEGALRPIEVYAPEGTIVNAKFPAAVGARHVLSWHVNATVCGALSKAVPHRVLAASAGECNLPQFSGINPRTGKPFIHVAMHSGGLGARPNKDGIHAFAFPPRAENTPVEVTETANPLRIERIEILQDSGGAGKYRGGCGLVVDFRVLTEQPCTIVNVVDWIEFGPPGLFGGLPGSRSMFILNPGTPNEQHLDPRKIAIVPPGSVVRCVLPGGGGYGDPLERDPELVLDDVRNGFVSLESARKIYGVVIDTAEMKVDLGATEKLRREIRAKRK; from the coding sequence GTGGGGGGAGTGGCTTACGGCTTCGACCCCGTGAGGCTAGAGGTCCTCTGGAGCGGGCTCCTCTCAATAGTAGAGGAGATGTCGATAACCCTGAAGCGAACCGCCTACTCTGAGCTAATAAGAGAGGCCAACGACTTCTCCTGCGCCCTCTTCGACGCTGAAGGCAGCATGCTCGCGCAGACAGACTGGATAGGCAGCCCAGGGCACTTAGGCTCAGTGCCCAGAATAATGAGGAGCCTCTTCAAAGAGTACCCACCCGAGACCTTGGAGCCAGGGGACGTAGTGGCCACCAACGACCCATGGCTAGGCTCAGGGCACCTACCAGACTTGGTCGTCATCTCTCCGCTGTTCTACGAAGGCAAGGTGGTCGCCTTCGCCTTAAACATAGCCCACCACTCAGACATAGGTGGGAGGGCGCCGGGGGGGCACATAGCGGACTCCAGGGTGATCTTTGAGGAGGGGATACTGATACCGATGCTGAAGCTATACAGGGCTGGGAGGCCGAATGAGGACGTGCTCAAGATGATAACCGCCAACGTAAGGATGTCTAAGACTCTCCTGAACGACATTAAGGCTCAGCTGGCAGCTAACTATGTGGCTGAGCGTAGGCTTAAGGAGTTCATGAAGGACACGGGCCTAGAGGACCTGACAGACCTAGCCAGGGCGATCATCTCGCTGACGGAGGAGGCCACTAGGAAGGCTCTGGAGAGCGTGCCTAAGGGAGCCTACGATTGGGAGCACGTATTCGACGGCCCCCGGCCGGGGACGACGCTGAAGATGAAGGTAACTATAGAGGCTAAGGGGCCGGAGATGAGAGTCGACTGGACAGGGACCTCTCCTCAAACAGAGAGCGGCTTAAACAGCCCGTTTAACTATACTTACGCGTACACTATCCACGCTATCAAGGGGGCCTTGAGCCCTGAGCTACCGTTCAACGAGGGGGCCTTGAGGCCGATAGAGGTCTACGCCCCCGAGGGGACTATAGTTAACGCTAAGTTCCCGGCCGCCGTAGGAGCTAGGCACGTGCTCTCATGGCACGTGAACGCTACGGTGTGCGGCGCCCTCTCGAAGGCAGTACCGCACCGCGTACTAGCAGCTAGCGCTGGAGAGTGTAACCTACCTCAGTTCTCTGGGATAAACCCTAGGACGGGGAAACCGTTCATACACGTAGCTATGCACTCAGGCGGGCTGGGCGCTAGGCCTAACAAGGACGGGATACACGCCTTCGCCTTCCCGCCCAGGGCTGAGAACACGCCTGTTGAGGTAACTGAGACCGCGAACCCGCTCAGGATTGAGCGGATAGAGATACTGCAAGACTCGGGAGGGGCTGGGAAGTACCGTGGAGGGTGCGGGCTCGTCGTGGACTTCAGGGTACTGACTGAGCAGCCGTGCACCATTGTGAACGTAGTCGACTGGATAGAGTTCGGCCCACCGGGGCTCTTTGGAGGGTTGCCAGGATCTAGGTCCATGTTCATCCTAAACCCAGGCACGCCTAACGAGCAGCACCTAGACCCGAGGAAGATAGCTATCGTACCCCCAGGTAGCGTAGTTAGATGCGTCCTACCGGGAGGGGGAGGGTACGGAGACCCTCTTGAAAGAGACCCGGAGCTAGTATTGGACGACGTGCGCAATGGCTTCGTATCCCTCGAGAGCGCGAGGAAGATCTACGGGGTCGTAATCGATACGGCGGAGATGAAGGTAGACCTAGGGGCCACGGAGAAGCTAAGGAGAGAAATAAGGGCTAAAAGAAAGTAA
- a CDS encoding 3'-5' exonuclease — MLLRRRGRVLEEPVDEALFVSIDLETSGLDPKRNSILSIGAATISRGEVRLDKSFYSYVRPEGSFDEECPPVHGITLGDLLKEPSFKEIAPRLLKVVDEAVLVGYNASFDVSFLNEALRRHGLPRLKNPLLDVLPLSYGVLSRARMDHTLLKMDQLALSGRMSLGALAELLSVPVINRHTAIGDALTVALIFLKLLPLAKSVGVKKAFELLELAKLGESHVKRISILGAFIGSF, encoded by the coding sequence TTGCTACTTCGCCGCAGAGGGAGGGTCCTTGAAGAACCTGTCGACGAAGCCCTCTTCGTCTCAATAGACTTAGAGACGTCTGGCCTCGACCCTAAGCGTAACAGCATCCTCTCCATAGGCGCTGCGACTATAAGCAGGGGGGAGGTGAGGCTAGATAAGTCCTTCTACAGCTATGTTAGGCCTGAGGGCAGCTTCGATGAAGAGTGCCCGCCAGTGCACGGCATTACCCTGGGAGACTTACTGAAAGAGCCTAGCTTCAAGGAAATAGCCCCCCGCCTACTTAAGGTAGTAGACGAAGCGGTTCTAGTGGGATATAACGCCTCCTTCGACGTCTCCTTCCTCAACGAGGCCCTCCGACGCCACGGCCTCCCGCGGTTAAAGAACCCCCTACTTGACGTACTGCCCCTATCTTACGGTGTACTCTCGAGGGCGAGAATGGACCATACGCTACTTAAGATGGACCAACTAGCCCTCAGTGGTCGAATGAGCCTAGGGGCCTTAGCAGAGCTGCTGTCAGTGCCCGTCATTAACCGGCACACCGCCATAGGCGATGCCTTAACAGTAGCCCTAATCTTCCTTAAGCTCCTCCCCCTCGCTAAGTCTGTAGGTGTTAAGAAGGCCTTCGAGCTCCTAGAGCTAGCTAAGCTAGGGGAGAGCCACGTTAAGCGCATAAGCATCCTAGGCGCGTTCATCGGCAGCTTCTAG
- a CDS encoding hydantoinase/oxoprolinase family protein → MSRGAQYRLSIDIGGTFTDLVLVNEATGEVSVAKVLTTPKDPSIGVFEGFRRILRESRVDPSQLTVVIHATTIVTNTVIERKGAVVGLITTRGFRDVLEIGRERRVTQYDFFEERLPPLVPRYLRKEVDERVAYNGEVVTPLSIDQARRVVKELVDLGVQSIAVCFLHSYANPRHEQLVKELVKKEFPGVFVSISSSVLPEWREYERMSTTVVNAYTQPKTERYLRNMEEGLKREGCGGRLFIMSASGGVLTVETAAEFPVRLLESGPAAGALVGAFIGKLIGAESLLSFDMGGTTAKCCLIERGEPKITTLFEVGGYRFKKGSGYPIKVPTVDLIEIGAGGGSIAHVEVGLLKVGPQSAEADPGPACYGLGGTEPTVTDANLVLGYLNPEYFLGGEMKLYPERAIRAIEEKVARPLGIKLIDAAHGIYEVVISNMARAMRAVSVERGRDPSALALIAFGGAGPLHAVRMAQQLKIKRVVIPTLAGVASAVGMLAADVKFDFVKTYVSKLDSVDWGYVKRLYAEMEAEGLKFLSMAGVTEYEYVRSVDMRYAGQAYELSVKMPSEELGPALAKRLGEEFTKIYLDYYGYTIDEPVEAVNWRLIAIGRVPKVKLRKVAVERRDPLKGKRKAYFPEYNEYVDVKVYDRYKMYPGVEVEGPAIIEERESTTVVIPGARATMDEYGNVVVTM, encoded by the coding sequence TTGTCCAGAGGGGCTCAGTATAGGCTGAGCATAGACATTGGGGGCACGTTTACAGATCTAGTGTTGGTTAACGAGGCTACAGGGGAGGTAAGTGTAGCTAAAGTGCTGACGACCCCTAAGGACCCCTCAATAGGGGTCTTCGAGGGGTTTAGGAGGATACTTAGAGAGAGCCGCGTCGACCCCTCCCAGCTAACAGTAGTTATCCACGCTACCACCATCGTCACCAACACAGTAATTGAGCGCAAGGGGGCTGTGGTTGGCCTAATAACTACTAGGGGCTTTAGAGACGTGCTGGAGATAGGTCGTGAGAGGAGAGTCACTCAGTACGACTTCTTTGAAGAGAGGCTTCCACCACTCGTCCCTAGGTACCTTAGAAAGGAGGTGGATGAGCGCGTCGCCTACAACGGCGAGGTGGTGACCCCCTTAAGCATAGATCAAGCAAGGAGGGTTGTGAAGGAGCTAGTCGACCTAGGGGTCCAGTCGATAGCTGTATGCTTCCTACACTCCTACGCTAACCCTAGGCACGAGCAGCTGGTGAAGGAGCTAGTAAAGAAGGAGTTCCCGGGGGTCTTCGTCTCGATATCATCCTCCGTCCTACCTGAGTGGCGTGAGTATGAGAGAATGTCGACGACGGTGGTTAACGCCTACACCCAGCCGAAGACCGAGAGGTACCTTAGAAATATGGAGGAGGGCCTGAAGAGGGAGGGATGCGGGGGCAGGCTATTCATAATGTCTGCGAGCGGAGGAGTTCTAACCGTAGAGACCGCCGCTGAGTTCCCTGTTAGGCTACTTGAATCCGGCCCGGCCGCAGGAGCCCTAGTCGGCGCCTTCATAGGTAAGCTAATAGGGGCAGAGAGCCTCCTCTCCTTCGACATGGGGGGCACGACGGCTAAGTGCTGCCTTATTGAGCGCGGTGAGCCAAAGATAACTACGCTATTCGAAGTGGGAGGGTACCGGTTTAAGAAAGGCAGCGGCTACCCTATTAAGGTGCCTACAGTAGACCTGATTGAGATAGGGGCCGGGGGAGGTAGCATAGCTCACGTAGAGGTAGGGCTGCTAAAAGTAGGCCCTCAAAGCGCTGAGGCAGACCCAGGGCCAGCTTGCTACGGGCTGGGGGGCACTGAGCCCACGGTAACAGACGCCAACCTAGTCTTAGGCTACCTCAACCCAGAGTACTTCCTAGGCGGGGAGATGAAGCTATACCCAGAAAGGGCGATTAGGGCAATAGAGGAGAAGGTGGCTAGGCCGTTAGGGATTAAGCTCATCGACGCCGCCCACGGGATATACGAGGTAGTCATATCTAACATGGCGAGGGCGATGAGGGCGGTTTCAGTAGAGCGTGGACGAGATCCTAGCGCCCTAGCGCTCATAGCCTTCGGCGGAGCTGGGCCTCTACACGCTGTGCGCATGGCTCAGCAGCTTAAGATAAAGAGGGTGGTCATACCTACGCTAGCCGGGGTCGCGTCCGCAGTAGGCATGCTGGCGGCTGATGTAAAGTTCGACTTCGTCAAGACCTACGTGTCTAAGCTAGACTCTGTGGACTGGGGGTACGTTAAGCGCCTATACGCTGAGATGGAGGCGGAGGGGCTTAAGTTCCTAAGCATGGCGGGAGTGACAGAGTACGAGTACGTGAGGAGCGTGGACATGAGGTATGCGGGACAGGCCTACGAGCTAAGCGTAAAGATGCCGAGCGAAGAACTAGGGCCAGCGCTAGCCAAGAGGCTAGGGGAGGAGTTCACGAAGATATACCTGGACTACTACGGGTACACGATAGATGAGCCTGTCGAGGCTGTTAACTGGAGGCTAATAGCCATAGGCAGGGTGCCTAAGGTTAAGCTGAGGAAGGTGGCCGTGGAGCGCAGAGATCCACTCAAGGGGAAGCGTAAAGCGTACTTCCCGGAGTACAATGAGTACGTGGACGTCAAGGTCTACGACCGCTACAAGATGTACCCAGGCGTAGAGGTTGAGGGGCCGGCGATCATAGAGGAGAGGGAGTCGACGACAGTAGTGATCCCGGGGGCTAGGGCGACCATGGACGAGTACGGCAACGTAGTAGTAACTATGTAG
- a CDS encoding acyl-CoA dehydrogenase family protein, with translation MDFELTEEQKLFKDTVRRFVDNEVKPLAPKIDEVDEIPSELWRKFADMGFFGLRYPVEYGGSNCDVLTFCLFCEEIARGSLPVAFQVTMQAFQSTDFIAKYGDEEIKEKYLVPAIKGVKQGAFAVTEPEAGSDLGNMKTTAVREGDYFILNGSKTWCTGAPTADFFVVGAMTDKSKKFWGIDFFLVDRDTPGFAIGRHIPKYGMRGLKEAELSLVNAKVPAKMALAGVGVGGKYLQGILAEIRVVTGALAVGIAQAAFEEAVSYSKQRVCFGRPISRFQSIAHKLAQLHTEIEASRLMVYWAAWLLDKKGREAPEALRPASMAKNLAVETSLRMVDAAWRIHGALGFSSETAANRFFRDAGGLYLGGGTTEINNDIIARELGLYG, from the coding sequence TTGGACTTTGAGCTAACTGAGGAGCAGAAGCTGTTTAAAGATACCGTGAGGAGGTTTGTTGATAACGAGGTCAAGCCCCTTGCGCCTAAGATAGACGAGGTGGACGAGATCCCTAGCGAGCTCTGGCGTAAGTTCGCAGACATGGGCTTCTTCGGGCTCCGCTACCCAGTAGAGTACGGGGGGTCTAATTGCGACGTCCTGACCTTCTGCCTATTCTGCGAAGAGATAGCTAGGGGGTCTCTGCCCGTGGCCTTCCAAGTAACCATGCAGGCCTTTCAGTCGACTGACTTCATAGCCAAGTATGGAGACGAGGAGATTAAAGAGAAGTACCTCGTCCCGGCCATTAAGGGGGTGAAGCAGGGGGCCTTCGCAGTCACTGAGCCTGAGGCTGGCTCCGACCTAGGGAACATGAAGACTACGGCCGTCAGGGAGGGGGACTACTTCATCCTAAACGGCAGTAAGACTTGGTGTACTGGAGCTCCTACGGCCGACTTCTTCGTCGTAGGGGCGATGACGGATAAGTCGAAGAAGTTCTGGGGGATAGACTTCTTCCTAGTCGACCGAGACACCCCGGGCTTTGCCATAGGCAGGCACATACCTAAGTACGGGATGAGGGGGCTTAAGGAGGCGGAGCTCTCCTTAGTCAACGCCAAGGTCCCAGCCAAAATGGCCTTGGCTGGAGTAGGCGTAGGAGGGAAGTACCTTCAGGGGATCCTCGCAGAAATAAGGGTAGTTACGGGCGCGCTCGCCGTAGGAATAGCTCAAGCTGCCTTCGAAGAGGCTGTTAGCTACTCCAAGCAGAGGGTGTGCTTCGGTAGGCCTATCTCTAGGTTCCAATCAATAGCCCACAAGCTAGCTCAGCTACACACAGAGATAGAGGCCTCTAGGCTCATGGTGTACTGGGCGGCCTGGCTCCTAGATAAGAAGGGTAGGGAGGCGCCTGAGGCGCTTAGGCCTGCGTCGATGGCTAAGAACCTAGCCGTTGAGACCTCCCTACGCATGGTAGACGCAGCCTGGAGGATACACGGCGCCCTAGGGTTCTCGAGTGAGACAGCTGCCAACCGCTTCTTTAGAGACGCAGGCGGCCTCTATCTAGGTGGAGGAACTACGGAAATAAATAACGATATAATAGCTAGGGAGCTGGGATTATACGGCTGA
- a CDS encoding methylmalonyl-CoA mutase family protein, whose translation MFKEEELSRIREEYARWLEGQVKKTLEKTPERQKEFRTYSGIPLKPIYTPEDIKDLDYLKDLNFPGQYPFTRGIYPLMYRTRLYTMRQYTGFGTAEETNARFKYLLKHGETGLSIAFDLPTQMGYDPDHPLARGEVGKVGVSISTLRDYQVLYKDIPMDTISVHIQANANAIFMLAMHVAEGLNRGHQPKDLWGACQNDVLKEFIARGAYIYPLEPSMRLWGDVVEYCVKNMPRWQPVTVCQFHIQEAGANYVTAWGLSLANAIAYVEELLKRGLPIDEFAFNVSVWNIVCGPQLFEAVCGVRAARRLWAKIMKERFHAKRPASMTMRIFMGSGGFQMTRAEPLNNIVRGTISAIAGALAGVQAMNIQCYDEAYAIPTEEAIKLALRTEQIVAYEAGVTEVVDPLAGSYFVEWLTNQIEKELEAIIEDVESMGGAIEAIKKGYMQRIILQQAYEYQRKIETGELIRVGENAFVTEEQTPIRTFEVRPEVERERVEWIKSFRESRDRRKVREALDKLRKAAETNVNLVPYVIEAVKAEATVGEMADTLREVFGAAEDLAAL comes from the coding sequence TTGTTTAAAGAAGAGGAGCTAAGTAGAATAAGGGAGGAGTATGCTAGGTGGCTCGAGGGCCAGGTCAAGAAGACCCTCGAGAAGACTCCTGAGCGCCAGAAGGAGTTTAGGACCTACTCAGGAATACCGCTGAAGCCTATCTATACTCCCGAGGACATTAAGGACCTAGACTACTTAAAGGACCTGAACTTCCCAGGCCAGTACCCGTTCACTAGGGGCATCTACCCATTAATGTATAGGACTAGGCTATACACCATGAGGCAGTACACGGGCTTCGGTACAGCCGAGGAGACTAACGCCCGCTTCAAGTACCTGCTGAAGCACGGCGAGACTGGGCTGAGCATCGCCTTCGACCTCCCTACCCAGATGGGCTACGACCCGGACCACCCATTAGCCAGGGGCGAGGTGGGTAAGGTGGGGGTGTCGATAAGCACCCTTAGAGATTACCAAGTACTCTACAAGGACATACCCATGGACACGATAAGCGTCCACATACAGGCGAACGCTAACGCTATTTTCATGCTGGCCATGCACGTAGCCGAGGGCTTAAACCGCGGCCACCAGCCTAAGGACCTCTGGGGGGCTTGTCAAAACGACGTACTGAAGGAGTTCATCGCCCGGGGGGCCTACATCTACCCGCTCGAGCCGTCTATGAGGCTCTGGGGCGACGTCGTCGAGTACTGCGTTAAAAACATGCCTAGGTGGCAGCCAGTCACGGTCTGCCAGTTCCATATTCAAGAGGCCGGGGCCAACTACGTAACCGCCTGGGGCCTTAGCTTGGCTAACGCCATAGCTTACGTCGAGGAGCTGCTTAAGAGAGGCCTGCCGATCGACGAGTTCGCCTTCAACGTCTCAGTGTGGAACATCGTCTGCGGCCCCCAGCTCTTCGAGGCTGTGTGCGGCGTTAGAGCTGCTAGGAGGCTGTGGGCTAAGATAATGAAGGAGCGCTTCCACGCTAAGAGGCCCGCGTCGATGACGATGAGGATCTTCATGGGGTCGGGGGGCTTCCAGATGACTAGGGCTGAGCCGCTGAACAACATCGTCAGGGGCACGATATCGGCCATAGCCGGCGCCTTAGCGGGCGTCCAGGCTATGAACATCCAGTGCTACGACGAAGCCTACGCCATACCCACTGAGGAAGCAATTAAGCTAGCACTTCGCACTGAGCAAATAGTAGCCTACGAAGCTGGGGTCACTGAGGTAGTAGATCCATTAGCCGGCAGCTACTTCGTTGAGTGGCTCACTAATCAGATCGAAAAGGAGCTAGAGGCTATCATAGAGGATGTAGAATCGATGGGAGGGGCCATCGAGGCGATCAAGAAGGGCTACATGCAGCGGATCATACTTCAGCAGGCCTACGAGTACCAGCGTAAGATAGAGACGGGGGAGCTCATAAGGGTTGGCGAGAACGCCTTCGTCACTGAGGAGCAGACCCCGATCAGAACCTTTGAAGTTAGGCCTGAGGTGGAGAGGGAGCGCGTTGAGTGGATTAAGAGCTTTAGAGAGTCTAGAGACCGTAGGAAGGTTAGGGAGGCGCTAGATAAGCTACGTAAGGCCGCTGAGACAA